A stretch of DNA from Nitrospira sp. KM1:
TGTCTGCACTGATACGCGCTACCTCCCGCTCCAACCATTCAGTCAACAGAGGGTCAAGGAGCCCCTTGTCGTTCATCTCGTACGCTAGTCCCTCGAACATGCGCCTGTACGGTCCCGCCCCATACAAGCGGTTGGCAATGACGATGACCCTTCCTTGTTTCCCAGCTTCCTCGATGGCGGTCCGTGCTTCGGCAACGGCCTTGTCGCGCTTCTCGGGCCAATCTTCACGCACAGTCAGTGCCTTGATGGATTTGAGCTGTGCGCAGTGAGGATCCTGACGGAGTCGGGCAATGTGCTGGTCCATCAGGTCTAGCCACTTGGTATTTCCCTCGTCCGTCGATTCTCCATGTGCCACCAAGAAGACGGATTCGTTCGCGGGTTGTCGACTCAACTCCAAGATGCGTTTGTGGTGGATGCTTGCCATGGCCGGGTCATGCTCATATCCGCCAACTGATGAGAACAACGCACTAGTACGAATCTGGATCGGTGCGGGAGCATGGGTGCCGTGATCGCCGTCATGTCTCATGGCGGGAGGTTGATCGATCAATCCGATGACATAGTCCGTGACCGGTTTGACCTGATGATCTAGCGCGTACATCCGAACAAAGATGATGCGTCGGATCCCACGTTCCTCCAGCCGGGAAACCGCACTTTGGATAATCAGTGGATCGCCCATGCCATAAGCCATTTCGACCGGATAGGATGCCGTCAAAGGACGAATGACGTTCTCGACGGCATCGTTATATGGTTGGCTCGCTCCATGAGGCATGACGATCACCCCGATATCGGATGCAGTGACCGGTGTATACCGATTCGCGGTCTTCCGGAGCCAGAGAAGCACGTTCGGGTGGGGCAGAAGCTCATCCGGCTGATAGACAATTTGCGTCTGTTTGAATTGCCTGGTGAACCAAGCCGTGAGCGACATGGTGTGGTCGTATTTCGAACCGATGAACGCGGGGACGAGTAGCGTACGTCCGTCCTTGGGGGCCTGGTTCAGCAAACGGGCCTTGGCAGCCTGATTCTTTTGTTCGGCATGCTCAGCGGCGCGATCGTAGTACACCACGGCCTCGGTTTCTCGGAAGGGCTTGTATCGTTCGATATAGCGGAGCAATCGATCGATATCTCCTTTTAGGTTTGACTCGCTCTGCTCGTCGGTCGCACCAACGCCCACGAGTATCAAGCGTTCGGATTCGGGGTGTTGACTGAGTGTCTCGACCCGGTCCAGCACGATCTGCCGGATCAGGTGGTCATGGGCCATCGTACTGGCCCATTGCACAGGAAGGTCTCCCGTGTATCGGCCGAGGTCCGGAACAACACGTCGGAGTAGCGGATCAGCATCCGATAGGAATAGAGGGATGGCCACAATCTCTGCCACATGGAACTTTCGAAGCGCATCGATCGCGCGCGTCAGATAGACACCATATTCATCTAGCCCCCCTGCAGCGTCTCGTCCGACGAAAGCGAGTGCGGCAGGATACGACTTCCTGAAATCGTCGACAAGACGCGTTACTTCCTGATTCCCCAGATAGCCTCGATCGGGTGCGACTACGAGAAATCCAATTCTCGGCTGGTCCGCCAATGTAAGCTGAACACTGCAAAGGAGAAAAACCGCCACCATGCTCACCATAATTCGCGCCAGCATGTTGTTCCTTTCGGCATAGAGCCCTGTATCTCCTGACTTTCCCAAAATCGAATCGAGTGCTTGTCAAAGTTGGCCGGGTGTTTGAGCATAATGAATGCGCCGGTACATGCCGGGAGATTGACCGGTCAGCCGCTTAAAAAACCTGCTGAAGGCGAACTGATCGCTATATCCGATGGCTTCGGCAATTTCCTCCAGGCCGTTCTGTGTTGTGGCCAACAGCGTGCGCGCCTTTTCCAGCCTACAAAGGGTGAGATATTCGGAGAACGGTCGCCCCATCGTGGCGCGAAACAATTCCGAGCAATATTTCTCCGAGTACCCGAGAAAGTACGCCATCGCTTTCAACGTCAGTCCTTTGTGGAGATTATCAGCCACGAACAAGCGGATTTCAGCAGTAAGAGTCCGATGATTCGTGGTGGCGATTCGGTTGGAAGAGACTGCATAGCGTAAATTACACAGGTCCTTAACGACTTCCAAGAGTTCCCGCTCGGATTGAGCACGCAGCAAGCGGTCCCCCCATTGCGGAGCCTGCCTACGTAGGTCCTTGGCAAGGTTGAATAAGCGGGGTGATGCAAACATCGGCGAGCGTTTGTGCTTCAGGGGCATGAGAATCTCCTTCCTCTTGCAATCAAAAAAAGAGCCCATGGTTCAGTTGCACCATGGGCTCTGGACGAAGTGTCCGTTGGCCTCTCCTTCCTTACCTGGGAGGAGGATGACGATCAGGGTAATGCTCAGGTGTCGGCGTCACCCGGGATCAGGTCTTGTTGTATGGCTCCAGTGAGCATACGAAGCCGCTGTTGTAGACCGTTACTGATAGTCCTCGTTCAATGAATTAACAAACGCGACCATTGCAGCAGTATCTGCCGGAAGCAGAGCGATATCTTGGAGTTGGATTGCGCCATGGGCAGTGCACCCGCTCTGGCTTGGTTGGACGTTCCGCGATAAAAGCCGAGAATATCTTCTATGGTATCGAACTGCCCCGTATGCATGTACGGAGCGGAATGCCCGAGGTCCCGAAGGCCGGGGGTCTTGAATCGGGCAATTGCGCGATCGAGCAGCACGACATCAGATAACGGACAAGGGACGACGTCATCACACAGAATGGCTTGAATCTTTGTTTGAGGCGCCGGCATGTCAGGGTTTTCAAATATGTTTCACACGCCAAATCGGTCAACTGGGTCCCCGCAGTGGGAATGGACCGGAAGCGATCACTGACTCCGGGATGTGCTTCGGTTGGCGGCAGATCGTTGGGTGTTCGAATGTCAATGTGCCCCACTACGACCGGATATTGCGTCCCACCGGGCCATAGTGGATGAGTGCGTACATCACGCCTCCTTTCCTAACCCATTTCGAAGCACTTGTTCCGACCATCCTTCGATGGCAGAAAAGGGTATGATGACGATTCGCTTGCAGCGTTTACACTTTAACTCGATGCTGCATCCTTGAACTTTTGCAATGAGCTGGCCACACTCGCATCGAGTCTCATGACCGGAGGAACTGGCTGGAGACCGTGGTTTCGAAATCAGCATGGCCTATGAAATCCTTATCGATGAAATTGAGAACGATTATTACTATGATGTTCGGCTCTGCAATGTCAAGCGGCCAGAGACAGAATTCAATTGGTGACGATGACAGGACTATAATGAGGTATGAGACTGTGGGTCGGACTACTTCCCAAGCGTTTGGTCGCATTAGTCATAATTTCAGCGAGTTATGCGGGGTGCTCCAAAATTGGCAGACCCACAGGCGGTAGCTCTTGCGGGCTCTCGGAATGGTCGTCGAGTTATAGCTGTGCTGACGGGGTGAGAGGGGCCGCATCGATCCCAAGGGTCAGGAAGGGCATATCCACCTCTCACCTGGGCTGCACCATTATCTTTACAAAAATAGCTCCCGAACTCGCAGGCATCTGTAAGGGGACAACATCAGCCAGATACAACCTCTTCGAGATTCGCCAATTGGGCGGGGACGGATAGCGTTGTCTCAGCTGCGGCAGCGGGAGCAGAGCCCGTAGAGTTCCAACCGGTGAGTTTGTATTGTGAAGCCGTTCCGAGTGGCAACTTCCTCTTGGAGCTTTTCAATTTCGCAGTTCTCGAACTCGACAATCTTACCGCAGTTGGTGCAGATCAAATGGTCATGGTGTCCCTTGTGCGAAATATTGTCATACTGAGTTTGTGACCCAAAATGGCGCGCTTGCGCCAGGCCGGCATCGCAAAACAAATTGAGGGTGCGATAAATGGTGGCAAGTCCTAAATGAGGATCCGCTTTGGCCAAATGATGATAGAGCGCTTCAGCGCTGACATGTTCCTGCCGCAGAAAGGCGCTGAGAATCAACTCCCGTTGCCGGGTGAACTTCAATTGGTTCTTGGTCAGATGTTCCTTGAGAACATCCATTTCTTTTGCGTACTTCAGCGATGACATAGCCGGTCCTCCAGGGGAGATTATTAGAAACCAAAGCTTCGGCCGCGGTCAAGAGGGATGATGTGATTGACTGAGTCCTGCTAGGCTGTCTATATTGCCTGATTTTTACTGCAAGGAATGATATTCAATGCGAAAGCCTGTACAAATCACCGTCGACCGGGCCCTGCTGCTGTATGTCCTGCAATGTGCTGAACCTCACGGACTTCTCAGTGATGTCAAATTGCAGCAGCTATGCTTTCTGTGCGAACTTCAGATGTTCGGGAAAGGCCTTAAAGGATTTCATTTCGAATATTTTCGATTTGCCTATGGCGCGTTCAGTAAAGACTTGGACAATGATCTGACATCTCTCCGCCGCAAGGAACGTGTGGAAAACTTCACGCTTTCGGACCAAGCCCGGGAGGAGGTCCTTCCCTTACTTGAACAAGGGGTTGCAGGCGTCGAGCAGAATGAGAAAATGATTGAGATCATGAAGGCCGTGATCGCGGCCTACGGACCTCAGGACAGCGGCGTGATCACCAATTCCGTAGAGGCCGTCGAGCTCAGTACGCCACAGGATCCCGAATTCAAAATTCCCATCCGCGATATCGTGTTCCACACGACATTGCTCGTGCCCAGTCGCATTGAAGTCCAGCATGAGTTCGCGGTTGTTCCCGCCATCTTGGCGAAGATCAATCAGGCCATGGGGTATTGAACTGAGTTGTGAAGGAGGCGGTTGCTCAGTCGCGAAGTTGATATAATTCGCCGTACTTTCGCTCCAGATAATGCAGAAACGGTTCGGGGCTGATGCTGGTGCCTGTGACGCGCTGAGCGAGGCGCTCCGGAGTGTACATGCGTCCCCAACGATGGATCTTCTGTTCTAGCCAGCGCCGAAGGATCATGAGTTGACCTGCCGCGATCTCTTCTTCCAGGTGAGGAATCTCTTGCCGGGCTTGGTCGTAAAACTGAACGGCGTAGAGGTTCCCCAGCGTATAGGTGGGGAAATAGCCGAATGCGCCGAATGACCAATGCACATCCTGCAGCACCCCTTCGGCGTCGGTCGGAGGAGTAATTCCCAGATAAGACTCCATCTTCTGATTCCATAACGCGGGAAGTTCTTCCGGCTTGGCCCTGCCCTCGATGAGTTCCTGTTCGATTTCCACTCGAAGCATGATGTGTAAGTTATATGTCAGTTCATCGGCTTCCACCCGGATGTACGAGGGTTTGACTCGGTTGATAGCCGCATAGAAGGATTCCAAATCGACCGCGCGTAGCTGATGGTGAAAGGTCTGCTGCAGAATGGGATAGAAAAATCTCCAGAACGCCCGAGACCGTCCGACACAATTCTCCCACATTCTGGATTGGCTCTCGTGAATGCCGAGGGACACCGAGTCTCCAAGCGGCGTCCCATAGTAGCGAGGATCGAGGCCTTGATCGTATAGGCCATGCCCTCCCTCATGGATGCAACTGAACAGACAGGAAGGTAAATCGTGCTCATGAACGCGTGTCGTGACTCGGACATCGGTCGGATGAAATGAGGTGGTGAACGGATGAGCGGACAAATCCAGGCGTCCACGCTCGAAATCATATCCCATGGCGATGAGGATGAGCCGGCCAAACTCCAGTTGCCGCGCGGTGTCATACGCATGGAACAGAATGCCGTCATCGATGCGAACGGAGCTGTTTTGGACGCGTCGAAGAAGGGGGACGAGCCGCTCCTTGAGCGAACCGAAGAGTGGGCGCAGCCCGGCGATAGTCGATCCGGGTTCGTACACGTCGAGCAGCGCGTCATAAGGCGAGTCTTCAAATCCCAGATACTGGGTTTCTTCGCGCTTGAGTTCCAGAATGGTTTTCAGATTGGGGAGAAACTTGGAAAAGGCATTCTCTTCCTTGGCTTCAGTCCAGACCTGTTGGGCGAGAGAGGATTCCCGGCTCAGGCGGATGACGAATGAAGACGGCAGTTTTTGAGCCCGCGTGAAGTCTCTCCACACTTCGCGAAGCAGAGATTGTGAAGATTCATCCCACAATTCTCCATCGCGATCTAACGGGATACCTGTCTCAAGATCGACCGACTCTCTCAGAAGCCGTTCCATTTCGGGAGAAATCAATTTCTGATGGGCAAGGCCCTGCAGGGTAGCGATCTGCTCGGCCCGCGCCATCCCTCCGCCGGCGGGCATATACGTTTCCTGGTCCCAGGACAGGACGGAGGCCGCGCTGTTGATGCGTTGGATATCGAGAAGCTGAGTGGTCAGGGATTCGAGCACTTTGAGGGTCTTCACCGTGCATTTCCTCTCTCTGACGGCCGTGGTACCATGCCGACTCAGCGTGACGCATGCAGTGTACCCATGCCTTGATGAGTTTTTCAAACGGGAGGCCCTCTGATGGGCAACATCGTTTCCGCAGACATTGAAGCCTATGCCCAAGCGCATTCGATTCCGGAATCCGCAGTCTGCGCCGACTTGCGGCGGGAGACGGAGCGAACGATGAAGGATTCTCGGATGCTGGTCGGACCGTTGGAGGGTGCGTTTCTAAAAATGATGGCTGGGCTGGTCGGGGCCAAAGAGGTTCTGGAGATCGGTATGTTTACCGGGTACAGTGCGCTCTGTTTTGCGGAAGCAATCCCGTCGGACGGACATGTCGTTACATGCGAGATCGACGAGCGGTCAGCTGCCCTTGGCAGAGGGTTTATCGACCGGTCCCCGCACGGACAGAAGATTCAGATTCGTATGGGGCCGGCATTGGATACGATGCGAGAGCTGAGCGGTCCCTTTGATGTTATTTTCATCGATGCGGACAAGACGAACTATGCCAATTACTATCGTCGCGCATTGGAACTGATATCGCCCAGGGGTGTGATCTTGATCGACAACGTGCTGTGGGATGGAGAAGTTCTGAAGCAACCGTCCCTTGACGAGAGGACCGCCGCCATTCAGGAACTGAACCGTCTAGTTGCTGACGATCAGAAGGTGTACGCCGTTCTCGTAACGGTCAGAGACGGCTTGCTTGTGGTACGCCCGGCCTGAGAGATGTCGGGCCTCTCGCTTGTCGTGGCCCGTTCTCGAAATGCCTAGGACGGGTCCTCCCGCACGACAGACTTGTCGAAGTCAGACGGGAGAGCGATTGAAGTGGTCAGGAAGAAAGCTTCAGCCCGATGATGCCGGAAATAATAACGGCGATGCTCAGGATTCTGAATCCGTCTTGTGATTCATCGAAAAGCATGATGCCGAGGATGGCTGTTCCCGCCGCGCCAATCCCCGTCCATATGGCATAGCCCGTCCCGACGGGACTCGTCTTCAAGGCCATGGCCAGGCACCACAGGCTCAACATCATCGCGATGGCGGTCCATACGCTGGGCCATGGGCGAGAGAATCCTTCCGTGTACTTAGTCCTACGGCCCAACCGATCTCAAACAAACCCCCAATGATCAGAATTATGTCCAAGCCATACAATCCCCACGGCAGAAAACAGAAATCGGCTTTGTTAGTATCTAGAAACGTGTTGACGTCAAGGGTGAATTGACGGGCTCGGTTTCCGGACTCTCACCGTTCATTTCCCCGCGGGGACTTTCTGAACGGCGCCGATGCTGTCCAGACCGGCCTGCGCGCAAGCGGCGTCCAAGTGACCACCCGGTGCTCCGCCGACGCCGATGCCTCCCAAGACTTCGCCGCCGAAGTCGATTGGCAGCCCGCCGCCCAGGATCAAGATTTTATCGCTCATATCCCTTAGACCCTGCGCTACTGGCATCTTCGATACCATTTCAGCCATGTCCCCCGTTGGCGTTCGCAGGCTGGCCGCCGTATAGGCCTTTTTTACGCTGCTTTCGACGGTGTGGGGTCCGGCGCCGTCGCCCCGGATCAGTGACCGCAACACGCCGGCGCGGTCGACAACCGCGACGCTCACTCGGTATCCGTCTTTTGTGCACTTGTCGAGGGCGGATTGAACCGCTTTCATGGCAAGAGCGGCGGGCAGCACCGTCTCTTTTGGCAAATCCTCGGCGGAAACAGGCACCGGTCCCAAGCCAAACGTGAGAATTCCGCATATCAGCCCGTTCCTCAGCCACATTGTGCGAGTGTGATCGGTCAAATGGCCATCCATCGGTTCCTCCTTGTGATGATAGTGAACTGGCACGCTCCAAAGCGGAATCCGGCAACAAAACCCGGAGTGACTCTTCAGAAATGTATTCGATCACTCAGATACCCGATCCCTGGTCGTCACGCCATGGAGCTATCACCGTGGCCGGGTCTGCATCAAGGGCATGGGACGAGGACGAGATGACCGTCGCATTTGCCACGGGGAGGATTCGGCACTTATCCGGGATGAGTCTGCGGACGATGAGGGACCAGCGGAGGTGCATCCTGAGAACGTTCCTCGCCGTTCCTTCTCTCGTCAGTCAGCGCACCGGAACCCTTCCTGACCATACCCGGCGGTTCAACCTGTCCCTCCACCCATCGATACAGAACTGGAAGGACGACCAGTGTCAGCAACGTTGAACTGACCAAGCCGCCGATGACCACAACAGCAAGCGGACGTTGGACTTCGGATCCTATCCCATGAGCGAATGCCAGCGGAACCAATCCAAGCAGGGCGACCAAAGCGGTCATGAGGACGGGCCGCAAGCGCAGCAGACAGCCTTTCATAATCACATCGTCGCCGCTCAGCCCTTCGTCACGGAGCTTGTTGAGATAGGAGACGAGGACGATACCGTTTAGTACCGCTACTCCGAACAAATTGATGAACCCTACGGAAGCCGGCACGCTGAGATATTCCCCGGTCAGCCAGAGCGCCACGATGCCTCCGATCATGGCAAAGGGGAGGTTCATGATGATGAGCGCGGCATGCCGGACGGTATTGAATGAGGCGAACAACAGCAGGAAGATGAGCCCGATCGTAATCGGCACGATGACTCGCAAACGAGCCATCGCGCGCTGCATGTTTTCAAATGACCCCCCCCAGGCAAAATGGTAGCCGGCGGGCAACTTGATCTCTTGCGCGATTTTGGCTTGCGCTTCCGCCACGATGCTTTCGATGTCGCGGTCCTGAGTGTTGAAGCCGACGTAAATTCTTCTTTGCAGACCTTCCCGGCTGATCAAAGAAGGGCCTTCGCGCAACTCGACCGTGGCGAGATCTCCAAGTGGAATCAGCGCCCCGGTGGCCGAAGTGAGTAATATGTCGCTGATGGTCTGGACACTGTCGCGATATTTCTCGGGATAACGAAAGGTCAAATCGAACCGTTTTTGTCCTTCGTAGACCCGCGTCGCAGCCTCCTGGCCGATCGCCGTCGTAATGATCTCCTGCACATGGGCGACATTAATGCCGTGTCTGGCGATCTTCGCGCGATCGATATCAATCGTGAGGTACGTCTGTCCGAACAGTTGTTCGACGCGTACGTCCCCGACCCCTCGTATCGACTTCATGATGGTCTGCACTTTTTCGGCGGTATTTCTCAGGACATTCAAATCCTCGCCGATGATCTTGACCGTCGCCTCCGACCGGACCCCTGAGAGCAATTCATCGACTCGCTGCTGGATGGGTTGGCTCAGGAGAAAGTTCGCCCCCGCGACCTTTTCAATCCGTTTTCTGATGGCATCGTCCAATTTTGATTTGGTAGCGGCCGTTTTCCATTGGTCCATCGGGTACAAGGTGACGACCGGATCGCTGGCGTTAGGCTCCTGCGGATCATTCCCCAATTCTGACCGTCCGATTTTCGAAACCACCATACGGACTTCGGGAAATTCGAGCACCGCTCTCTGCATTTCTTTTTCGATCTCGATGGACTTGTCCAGCGCGATGCTCGGGTAGCGGATGGTCTGCGGCGTGATGGCCGCCTCATTCAGGACAGGAATGAATTCTCCCCCGAGAAAAGGAAAGAGACACAGGCTGCCGCCCATCAGAATGACCGCGATAAGGAGCACGGCGACGCGATGCTGGAGCGCCCAGCGCAAGGTCGGAATATAGATGCGCTTGGCGCCTCTGAGCAGGAACGTATCGTCTTCGCTGCCTCCCTTCATCGCCAGCGAGCAGAGGACGGGCGACAGGGTCAGCGAAAACACCAGGGAAACCACGAGAGCGATGATGATCGTGTAGGCCAGCGGCTGGAACATTTTGCCTTCCATGCCTTGCAACGTCAGGATCGGCATGAAGACCAGAATGATGATGAGAATGCCGAACACGACCGGCTGGCCGACCTCAGTGACCGCTTCGATAATGACGTCGGTCTTGCTGTGTTGGGAATCCCTTTTTTCGGAGAGATGACGGTACGCATTCTCGACCACCACCACCGATCCGTCCACCATCATGCCGATCGCGATCACCAAACCCCCAAGCGACATCAGGTTCGCCGTGAGCCCGACTTGGTCCATGATGATGAAGGTCACCAACGGGGTGACAATCAGCGTGGCGGTCACGATCAGCGCACTCCGAACATTTCCCAGGAAGAGAAAGAGGATGACCATGACCAATACGATGCCTTCGAGCAGAGCCTTGTAGACCGTGCCGAGCGCCGCCGTGATGAGTTCGATTCGGTCGTAGAACGGGACGATACGCAATCCTCCCGGCAGGATATTCTTCTGATGAATTTCGTCGACCTTGTCCTTGATCGACTGCACCACGTCTCTGGCGTTGCCGCCTCGAAGCATCAGTACGATTCCCGTGACCACTTCCCGTTGTCCGTTCAGCACCGACGCTCCGTGCCGAACGGCGTGCCCGATACGCACCTCGGCGACATCGCGAACGTAGACCGGGGTCCCGCGCACTTGTTTCACAACGATGTTTTCGATGTCACTCAACGTTTTGATGAGGCCCACGCCCCGCACGACGTACTTTTCGGCGTTCTTTTCGAGGATATTCCCGCCGGCATTCGCGTTGTTTTTTGCGACGGCATCGAACACGTCATGCAGCGCGAGATCGTATTTTCTGAGAAGCCCCGGCTCGACCAACACCTGATATTGTTTGACGAAGCCTCCCATGGAATTGACATCGACCACGTCCGACAGTCCTTTCAGGATGGGTCTGACCACCCAGTCCTCCAGGGTTCTCCGTTCCATCAAGTCCTCGTCCGTCAGGACGAAACCCGGATCGTTGTCGCGAGGTCCTTCCAGGTAGAACTGGTAGACCTCTCCCAACCCTGTCGTGTTCGGGACTAACTGGGACGAGGAGCCGGGGGGGAGGAGTTCCTGAACTTCGAGGACCCGTTCAAGCACGACCTGCCGCGCAAGATAAATGTCGATATCGTCGCGAAACACCACGGTGATCATGGAGAGGCCGACTTTAGAGAACGATCGGATATCCGTCAGGCCGGGAGCCCCCATCAGTTGGAGCTCCAGAGGAAAGGTCACGAAACGCTCGACCTCGGCGGGGGACAGACCCGGTACTTTGGTGACGATTTGAACGAGAACCGTGGTGACGTCGGGAAAGGCGTCGATGGCGATCGTACGGAATGCGTAGATACCGCCGACGGCGAGGATGCACGACAAGGCGACGACTAAGACCCGTTGACGAAGGGAGAGGGCCAGAATAGACGAGAGCATGTGGTCAGATTTGTTCGCCGAGGAGTTCGGATTTCAAGACGAACGCGCCCTTGACCACGATCTGCTCTCCTTCGCGCAACCCATCAGTGATTTTGACATCCCGTCCGTTCGATTCGCCCAGGCTGACGTCCCGCGCTTCGAAGGACTGGGCGTCACGTTGTACAAAGACGAACCGCCGGTCCCGGTCGCGCTGCACGGCTGCTTCCGGTACAGCCAGAGCATTGGGTTCCGGGTCAGAATAGACGCGAATGGTGGCAAACATTTCCGGCTTGAGTTTTTTGTCTTGATTGGCCAATTCCAGTCGCAGGTTCATGGTGCGGGTGGCGACGTCCAGCACGTCTCCCACGTAGGTGATGGTCCCATGGAAGATCCGATTCGGATAGGCATTGACAAGTACTTCGACCGATTGTTTCACCGGAGAATTATCCTGATGAATATACGGGATGTCCTTTTCAGGGATATTGGCCAAGACCCACACTTCGGAGAGATCGGCGACCGTGAACAGCTTTTCGGTGGTTTCCACCACTTCGCCTTTGGTCAGATTCCGGAGGATGATCCGGCCGTCGAACGGCGCCATGATCGGCACGTAGGACCGGATCGTATTGTCCCGTTCCAGACGCCGGATTTGCTCCTCGGACATGCCGTACAACTCCAATCGGTCGCGTGCCTCACGTTTTTCCGCGCGCAAACTGAGCATCTCGCCCTTCCGCTTTTGCGCTTCCGCCAATCCGATGACTTTTTCGGCAAGCAGCATTTTGGCCCGCTCGTAGGACTGCTCCGCCACATAGAGTCTCGCGTTCGCTTTCAAGTATGCCGACTGCGCAATCCCTAGGTCTCCGCTATACAACATGGCCAACAGATCGCCGGCCTTGACCTGCTGTCCCAAGTCAGCGTAGACGTCCACGACTCGTCCCCGAACCAATGTGGTGATCTCAGCCAGCGCATGCTGATTCGGCACAACGGTTCCAGGAAAGTCCCGGTGTGTCCGGAACTCTCCTCTCGCCACCGTGTGAATTTCCAAGCCGGCGCTGGCCACCTCCTCAGGCGTCAGGCGAGCAATGTATTGAGACGACTCGGGGCTTGCTGGTTTCGTGGATGCATCACCAGTGGGCGGAGCATCGCAGCCAGCCGTCAGGAGGAGGAAGAAGACACCAATGATGCCTCGATTCACAATAATCCTCCTACCGAACGTTCCAAGCGGGCCAGTGAAACGGACAAGTCATACCGTGCCTGCGCGTAATCCAATTGGATATCTCGTTGTACCCGTTGAGCGTCGAGCACTTCCAGCAGGCTGGACGCTCCCTGCTGAAAACTGAATTGCGCCAGCCGCAGCGCTTCCTGAGCTTGTTTCAGCAGGCCCTTCTCGAAGACACCGATCATGGTGGCGGTCGTTTGAGCCTCTTGATAATGCTGGTTCACTTCTTTGAGCAGCCCGTTACGCGCCCGCAGCCATTCCGCTTCCTCCCGTCGTTTCGCTCCGAGTGCCGTCGCGATCTCTCCCTGCTGCTGGTACCAGATTGGTGTTGGAACCGTGATCCCGCCTTGAATGGCTTCGCGGCCTATTTCACGCCAGTATGAGCCGTTCACCGTAATATTCGGAACTCGCGCCTGGCGCTCAAATTCAAGGAGCCGCTCAGCTTGTTGGATCAGGTTTGTCAGACGCTGCAGCGTCGGATGTTGGTCACCCGCCCGAACCACAAGCGTATCGAGAGTCATATTCGACGGAAAGGTTTCAAAATCTCCGGCAATGCTGAACGTTTGTCCCAACGCACCACCTGTAAGCGTGTCCAAGACCACTCGGTTGACGCGAACGATATTCTCCATCCTAGTAATCAAC
This window harbors:
- a CDS encoding efflux RND transporter periplasmic adaptor subunit, with protein sequence MNRGIIGVFFLLLTAGCDAPPTGDASTKPASPESSQYIARLTPEEVASAGLEIHTVARGEFRTHRDFPGTVVPNQHALAEITTLVRGRVVDVYADLGQQVKAGDLLAMLYSGDLGIAQSAYLKANARLYVAEQSYERAKMLLAEKVIGLAEAQKRKGEMLSLRAEKREARDRLELYGMSEEQIRRLERDNTIRSYVPIMAPFDGRIILRNLTKGEVVETTEKLFTVADLSEVWVLANIPEKDIPYIHQDNSPVKQSVEVLVNAYPNRIFHGTITYVGDVLDVATRTMNLRLELANQDKKLKPEMFATIRVYSDPEPNALAVPEAAVQRDRDRRFVFVQRDAQSFEARDVSLGESNGRDVKITDGLREGEQIVVKGAFVLKSELLGEQI
- a CDS encoding efflux RND transporter permease subunit produces the protein MLSSILALSLRQRVLVVALSCILAVGGIYAFRTIAIDAFPDVTTVLVQIVTKVPGLSPAEVERFVTFPLELQLMGAPGLTDIRSFSKVGLSMITVVFRDDIDIYLARQVVLERVLEVQELLPPGSSSQLVPNTTGLGEVYQFYLEGPRDNDPGFVLTDEDLMERRTLEDWVVRPILKGLSDVVDVNSMGGFVKQYQVLVEPGLLRKYDLALHDVFDAVAKNNANAGGNILEKNAEKYVVRGVGLIKTLSDIENIVVKQVRGTPVYVRDVAEVRIGHAVRHGASVLNGQREVVTGIVLMLRGGNARDVVQSIKDKVDEIHQKNILPGGLRIVPFYDRIELITAALGTVYKALLEGIVLVMVILFLFLGNVRSALIVTATLIVTPLVTFIIMDQVGLTANLMSLGGLVIAIGMMVDGSVVVVENAYRHLSEKRDSQHSKTDVIIEAVTEVGQPVVFGILIIILVFMPILTLQGMEGKMFQPLAYTIIIALVVSLVFSLTLSPVLCSLAMKGGSEDDTFLLRGAKRIYIPTLRWALQHRVAVLLIAVILMGGSLCLFPFLGGEFIPVLNEAAITPQTIRYPSIALDKSIEIEKEMQRAVLEFPEVRMVVSKIGRSELGNDPQEPNASDPVVTLYPMDQWKTAATKSKLDDAIRKRIEKVAGANFLLSQPIQQRVDELLSGVRSEATVKIIGEDLNVLRNTAEKVQTIMKSIRGVGDVRVEQLFGQTYLTIDIDRAKIARHGINVAHVQEIITTAIGQEAATRVYEGQKRFDLTFRYPEKYRDSVQTISDILLTSATGALIPLGDLATVELREGPSLISREGLQRRIYVGFNTQDRDIESIVAEAQAKIAQEIKLPAGYHFAWGGSFENMQRAMARLRVIVPITIGLIFLLLFASFNTVRHAALIIMNLPFAMIGGIVALWLTGEYLSVPASVGFINLFGVAVLNGIVLVSYLNKLRDEGLSGDDVIMKGCLLRLRPVLMTALVALLGLVPLAFAHGIGSEVQRPLAVVVIGGLVSSTLLTLVVLPVLYRWVEGQVEPPGMVRKGSGALTDERRNGEERSQDAPPLVPHRPQTHPG